In the Synechococcus sp. MU1643 genome, AGGAGCACACAGAGCACATCCATGCCCTGGTCGAGCTCACCGACGGCCAAAGGGAGGCGCAGGCGAAGCACGTTCGTAGCGGTTGGCTGCGTTTCGACTTGTCCTTTCAAGACAGCATCAAGAAGGCTGATGGGGAGAAGGGTCTGGGCCAGCCCTGACCGCAGCATCTGCACATTCACAGCGTGGGACAAATTGCGAAGCCGTCGCTCAAGCGCCTGGTCCATGGCGTGGATCCAGTGCAACAGCGCATCCGGCTCACTGGGGAGAAAGTGGTCGTTGTCTTCAACCGATTGATCCAGATCAACGCTGGGCTGAAGGGGCTGTTGGGCCAGCTGCATGGCATCACCAGTCAGCTCGAACAGTGATCGGAGCACATCAAGATCGCCGGTCGATTTGGCTTCTTCTGGTTCAGGGACCGGTTCCGTAACGGGATCCTGAGCAGCAGCGCCCTGGGGGGACTCAAGCGGTGAAGCCAAGCTCAACCGGATGGAACCACTAGGCTCCTCCCGTGGCAGATCAGACGCAGGGTGCTCGAGCTCAGGCGCACTGTCCTCGGTCTGGCGACTGAGCTTCTGCAGCATGCTTCTGCTGGCATGCGCCTGCTGGCGCCGTTGCTCCTCCTGCATCTGCCTCACCAGCTGCATCAGCTGCTCCACCGTGAGCAAGACGCTGCAGCGGTCAATCAGGTCGTTAACCGACGCATGGAAATTCTGACGGGTCGACTCCGGCAGACGACTGAAACGGGAGGGATCAACCTCACCAAGAAGATCGAACAGTGCCTGACGGGTGGCTCCTTCCAGCAGCTCCCTCAGCACTTGTAGATAGAGAGCCTGCTCCCTGTAGAGGGCAATGGACCGCAGCCGGCACAACCGTTGTAGGCGTGCCAGCTGTTCTGACGGGTCGTAAGCAGGCCTGACGTCCGGTTCGGACAAGGGAATCAGCCGGCGTTCTGCATGGAAGCCACTTCAGCAGCGAAATCGTTGTCTTCCAACTCGATGCCCTCACCCAAGGTGTAACGAGTGAAACGACGAACTTTCACATTCTCGCCGATCTTGCCGGCGGTTTGCTTCACCAGGTCAGCAACGGTGATGGAGCTGTCCTTGATGAAGGGCTGCTCCATCAGGGCGAGTTCCTTGAGGCGCTTGCCAATGCGACCTTCAACGATCTTTTCCTTCATCTGCTCAGGCTTGCCCTCGAGATCGTCACGACCCATCTCGATTGCCTTTTCCCGCTCACGGATCTCGTCGGGGATCTCGTCGGTGGTGACGTACTCGACGTTGGGGCATGCCGCCACCTGCATGGAGACATCACGCAGAAGCGACTGGAACATGTCGCCCCGTGCCACGAAGTCGGTTTCGCAGTTCACCTCAACCAGCACACCCACACGGGCACCGGTGTGGATGTAGCTGCCGATGGCGCCCTCGGCGGCGGTGCGACCGGATTTCTTTTCAGCGCTGGCGATGCCTTTCTGGCGGAGCCACTCAACGGCCTTGTCGGCATCGCCTTCCGTGGCGGCCAGGGCCTTTTTGCAATCCATCATCCCTGCGCCGGTCTTGTCGCGCAGTTCTTTGACAAGCTTGGCGGATACGGCAGCAGCCATCGGTCGGAGCAGTGAGAAAGGGAATTAAATCGCCGCCGATTCCCGGTTAGGAATCAGCGGCGTGAACTTAGCGGTCAGAGGAGATCAGCCTTCGCTGTCACCACCACGCTGATCGTTAGAGCCATGGCGACCCTCATTGATCGCATCGGCCAAACGACCCAGGATCAGCTGCACAGAACGAACGGCGTCGTCGTTGCAGGGAATGGGAACCTCACAGAGGTCCGGATCGCAGTTGGTATCCAGCATGGAAACCAGGGGGATGTCGAGCTTGCGGGCTTCGAGCACGGCATTCGATTCACGACGCTGGTCCACTAGGACCACCACATCAGGCAAGCGACGCATGTTCTTGAGGCCACCCAGATACTTCTGGAGACGCTCGAGTTCACGACGCAGCACCGCACCCTCTTTCTTGGGGCGCATGGCGATAGCGCCACTGGACTCCATCCGCTCTAGATCCTTAAGACGGTCGATCCGGGCCTTCATGGTGGTCCAGTTGGTGAGCATGCCGCCCAACCAGCGCTGGTTTACGTAGGAGGCTCCGCAGCGGGCGGCTTCAAGCGCCACCACTTCAGAGGCTTGCTTCTTGGTACCGACGAAAAGAAAACGCTTGCCGCTTCGGGCAGCAGAACGAGTCCACTTGTAGGCGTTGTTCATGCAGACGGCGGTCTGCACGAGGTCGATGATGTGAACGCCGTTGCGCGCGCAATAGATGTAACGCGACATCTTGGGGTTCCAACGACGGGTCTGGTGCCCAAAGTGGGCACCAGCCTCCATCATCTCGGCGAGGGTTACGACAGCCATGAATTGAGGGTTTCGGGTTCGCCTCCACCTGCCAGGGACCTGAACAACCAGCATGAGCTGGTCTCACGGTGCACCCGAAACGGGCAGGTGTGCGGAGTGAAAGGACCTATAGAAGGTATCAAAACGTTGATCAGCGAAGCCCCGCCGCTCTGGCTTCACGGAACAGGGCACGGACACCAATGCGATTGAGGGGCAAACGAAGCAGCTCCATCGCCGTTCCCGGATAGCCATGCCGGATCAGCCAGCGGAGCAGCGGGCGAAGGCTGGAGGGATTGATGAGCCCGCCGAGGTTGAGCACTTCCCAAAGGATGCGATGGAACCAGGTGAACTGGATGATCAGCCGCACCCGTTTGGTTGGATGTTTGCGGTAGAAGACAAGCCCCATACGGGCCCGTTCTCCCTCCACTTCCACAAGGCGGGGGATTTGGTCGAGGGTCAGGGCGGGGTGCCAGTGGTAACCGACCGCGGCGGGACACTTCACCAACTCAACTCCCATCCGCCGCAGGCGCTCACCCAGTTCCAGGTCCTCCCAGCCGTAGAGGCGAAAACCGGTATCGAACAGGCCTGAACGCTCCAGGACCTCCCGATCAATGGCCACATTCCCGGTGGCGAAATAAGCCCAGGACAAGTCACGTAATTTGTGGCGTTCCGAGCAAGGTGCTTCGAAGTTGGCGGTGTTAATGACAGCGCCATAGGTGAAGCAGAGCCGATCACCACGCCGGTGCCAGCACTGCTTCAACGCGCGTGCATGGGTGGCCAGAAAGGTCTCTGTGACCACCAGATCGCTGTCGATGAAGACGATCACATCACCACGGGCGTGATCCACGCCGCGGTTCCGCCCCTCCGCAGGACCACCGTGCTCCTGCTCAATCAGGCGCACATGGGGAAAACGAATGGCTTGCTCCCTCAGCCAAGACGGCGTTCCATCGCTGGAACCGTCGTCGACCACAACGACTTCGTAGTCCTGAACAGCTCCAGCAAGCTGCTGATCTTCTAGTACCGAGAGGCATTTCTCGAGGATCGGGCGTCGGTTGTAGGTCGGAATAACGACGCTGACGAACATCGTGACGGCCGATGCAGAAGGGAACCCAGCCTACGAACAACAAAAAAGGGGCCCGAAGGCCCCCTTTTTACAGATGATTTGATCCGCTGATCAGTCGGCGGCACCACCATTGTTGGCGGTTCCGGTCACACCATTACCAGCGCCTTCACCGCGGCCATCGTTCCGCATCTTGCGCTTCTTGAACTTGCGCGCGTAGGCGCGGTTCCGCTCCTGCTTTTCTTTCTTCAGGTTTCTGCGCTTGGCCATGCGGAACTGCGGGCTCTGATATCAACTTTCATCTTACTAAACAGCATTCATTAGCTGCCCATCCTCCATTTGGAGCAGGCGATCGGCGACATCAACGATGCGCGGGTCATGGGTCACCATCAGCACCGCACAGGATTGTTCACGGGCCAGTCGGCGAAGCAGCTCCACCACCTCACGGCCCGTGCGGCTGTCCAATGCAGCGGTGGGTTCATCAGCAAGGAGCAGCCGAGGGTTTGCGGCAAGGGCACGGGCAATGGCGACCCGTTGCTTCTGGCCTCCGGACAAATCGTGAGGAACTTTGGCCATGTGGTCCTCCAGACCCACGGCGCGAAGCCACTGACGGGCTTCATCCCGACGAGCCCTGTAGCTGAGATCAGGCAGAAGATCGGCTCCCATCTGCACGTTCTGTTCTGCAGTGAGGCAGCGCAGGAGGTTGTGGCCCTGAAAAATCATGCCAATGCGCCGGCGCACCTGCTGGCGGCGCCGACGTCCGGCCCCATCAAGCGCTTGACCAAGCACCGACACCTGACCCTGCTGAACAGTCCGCAAGGCGCCGATCAAAGTGAGCAGCGTTGTCTTGCCACAGCCGGAGGGACCGGTCAGCAAAACCACTTCGCCCGGCTCAATGCTGAAGCTGATGTTCTGAAGAACCTCGCGGCGCATCTCCCCTTGGCCGAAGGCATGGGTGAGGTTGTCGACAACAACAGCTGCCATCAGAAGATCTCCGCAGGGTCTGCATCGATGAGACGACGCATTGCCAGGAGCGACGACAGCATGCACATCACCAAGATCATCACCAGAACGGTCAACGCCCGGGAAAGATCCATACCGACTGGCAGCTTGGTGGCGTCACGAACGAACCAGTACAGACCCTGACCGGCCAGGTAGGCGGGGACATACCCCATCGCCGCCAGGTAGAAGCCCTCACGGACCACCACCCCCAACAGATGACTGAGGCGATAGCCCATCGCCATCAAGGTGGCATACTCCGGCAGGTGATCACTCACATCGGTGTAGAGCACCTGGTAGACGATCACACAGCCCACCACGAAGCCCATGGCAGCACCGAGGGTGAAGATGAAACCGATGGAGGTGCTGCTCTTCCAGTAGTTCTGCTCGAAATCGATGAAGCCTTGCTTGGTCAGCACCGAAGCATCCTTAGGCAGTCGCTGGCTTAATCGGGACACCACCTGCTCAGCATCCGCTCCTGGCTTCAACCGCACCAGACCCACTTCGATCGCCCCAGGCGGCTTCTGAGGCATCAGATCGAGGAACGTCTCGGTGCTCGTGAGCAGGTTGCCATCGGCACCAAAACTGGTGCCCAGGCTCACCAGACCCGCGACCCTGACACGGTTGCCAGCGATCTCGGTTTCCACCACCCTGCCATCGCGATACCAATCGGCAATCGGTCCAAATTCAGGGCGTGAAAGCTGATCAAACAGGATCCGCCCTTTCTGCTTCAGAGCGTCAGTTTTCTGCGCCAGGGAGGGGTCGACAAAGAAGGGGTCTTCGGGATTGAAGCCCAAGGCCAGAATCGACCGGTTGCGGCGCGTTTCAGGGTTGCGCCAGAGCATCAGCCCCCAGTGCACCGGGGTCACCCCCTCAACATCGGGATCAGCCAGGGTCTGAATCAGCCGCCGCCTTGGAAAGGCTTCCATGCTCACGGAGCTGGCGGAGCGGGGACTGATCAGAACGACATCGGCATCGAACAGCCGGTGCGCCGTGACGCTGGCATCAAACAGGCCATCACGGAATCCGAGCTGCATGAACATCAGAATTCCCGCAAAGCTGATGCCAGCAAGTGCCACCAGCAAGCGAACGGGCTGGCGCGTCAGCAACAGCCAGGAGAGGGGAATCCGACGGCCCCGCCAGAACCGGTTCATGGATCGAAGCGGGCGATCACCTTCAAACCAGCCAGACGGCTGACCTTGGCGGCATCTTCAGGGTTGAGCACCACATCAACCACCACAACGCGGGCGTCGGCATCGCCGGTGGGATCTGTGGAGAGAACAGACCGTTGTTCAACCTGCGGGCTGATGCGCAAAACGCTACCGAGGAGTTCACCGCGGAAACCACCGTTCTCGCTGGTGAGGCGTACAGACTGGTCGGGGCGGACTCGGGAGATGTCGGATTCGTAAACCTCGATGCTGGCCTGCATCGCCTGGTTGGCCCCCACATCCATCACCCCCTCCGCACTAGGGCGCTCGCCTGCACGGGCGTGCAGCTTGAGCACAACACCATCAAGGGGGGAGATCAGCTCGCTCAGCATTAGGTCGGCCTGAAGCCCTTTGCGCTCCGCTAGGGCCTGATCCCGCCTTCCCTCAAGGCGCACCAACTCTTCACGCTTGTTGTCCACCAGAGTCAACTCGGCAGCACCCCAATCAGCGGCTTTGCTGAAGCGCTCCACCTCAATGGCCTGAAGACGAATCTCCTGGTCGAGGCTGCGCAGTTCCGCGTCGACACGCTCTAGATCAGCGAGGAGGCCATCACGGTGATCGAACGACGCCAACACCTGGCCCCGCTTGATCTGGTCACCCTCATTCACCTTGAGGACTGCCACCCGGGGTGTCCCCGCCATTCCCGCATTGGGTGCCGCCAGATTGCGGATGTCCCCAGCCGGCTGCAGCTGCCCCAGGGCAGCAACCGCTTCCGGTCGAACCGTGCGTGCAGGCGCCGGTTCAACCTGCTTGGGTTCGGGCGTCGGCCGCAGCAACCAGCCGCCGGTGACAGCAATTAGCAAACTCCCAGCCAGAACAGACCAGCGCTTGGGGGTCATCAGAGTTCCGGTGGGTTGTCGAACAGAAGCATGTCGATGTAGCGATCGGCCCAGGCGGAATCGAAGGCCTTCTCGAGCACGCGGCGGGTCTTGTCGTTGCGTTTTTGCTGAAGGCAATAGTTCAACTGACCCTCGTACCGGCGGACTGTAGTGAGAGCCTTTGACGGTTCGGGAGTCGCTTCCATCACGCTGGTGGCCATCACCTGCAGGTAGTGGCTCACCAACTCCAAGAAGGCCGCTTCCTCGTCAGCACCATCGGGGCGGATGAAGCACACCTTGTTCGAAAAGATGAGTGATCCCCATGCCGGCAGGTCCCGAACCTGACGGAACGCCGGCCAGGGTTTGGCCTCAAGCCGCTTAATCAACTGCTCCGGCAGGGCATCGGAGGTGGGGGAAAGATCGACGATCGCGGCGGAAACGCCAGCGGGGCCCGTCACGATGTCTGCCCCGAAAATCGGCAGGTCGTAATGGGGATCGGGGAACCAGACGCTGTGGAGGATCTGAAGTCCGTTGCCGAGTCGCGCGACCTCCAAATGAAGTTTGCGAAGACCGATGCAGCGAAAAAGCTCGTTGCCGATCGATAGGCCTTCACCATCGAGTTGCCCCTGGATGAAACGCAAATCCTCATCGCAGGAAAGGATCTCCAATCCGGGCAATCCCGCCCAGGCACTACGGATCGACGCCGCCAAGGCATGAACAAGGGGGTGCTGTCCTGGCGGTAGCGCCAGCGGCTTGGGCTGCATCGAACGAGCAGGCACAGAATGGAACTTTGCCACGCAGTTCTGAACCTTCCGTTCTCCGGTCCCCCACTGGACCATTGGACCCTCCCCAACGGAGTGCGCTGCGTGTCGGCCAACATGCCGGATGCACCCCTGACCTGTCTCGATCTCTGGTGCCGTGCCGGCAGTGCCAGTGAACAGCCAGGGGAAGAGGGCATGGCCCATTTCCTGGAGCACATGGTGTTCAAGGGAAGTGAACGGCTGGCCGCGGGGGCGTTCGACGAGGCCATCGAAGCTCTGGGGGGCAGCAGCAATGCCGCAACAGGCTTTGATGACGTTCACTTCCACGTGCTGACACCGCCGGATCGAGCCCGCGAAGCGTTGGATCTGTTGCTCGAACTGGTGTTACTGCCAAGCCTCAAGCGAGACGGGTTCAACATGGAACGGGGGGTTGTGCTTGAGGAGATCGCTCAATACGCCGATCAACCCAATGAGCAGGTGCTGCAATTGCTGTTGAGCAAGGGATGCAACCAACACCCCTACGGCCGACCCATCCTGGGTACACCCCGCAGCCTGGAGGGCATGACGCCCGAAGCCATGCGGAAATTTCACCAGCGGCAATACCGAGGTTCCAATTGCTGCCTGGCGATGGCCGGGCCAGCATCAACTGAGCTACGCAGTGCCGTGGGGTCCTCGGCTCTGGCAGACCTCCTGGATGCCTCTGATCCGTCATCACCGTCATCCCCCCTGAGCGTGCGTCCTGGACGCGAGAGCGTTGTTGTAGACCGGCTCGAATCAGCTCGACTGCTGATGCTCTGGGAAGCACCCCAGGCCCAGGATCAGGGCGGAGTAATGGCGGCTGATCTCGCCACAACCCTTCTGGGGGAGGGACGACGCAGTCGTCTCGTGAACCGCTTAAGGGAGGAATTGCAGATCGTCGAAAGCGTATCTATGGACCTCTCGGTTCTAGAGCAGGGAAGCCTGATCACGCTGGAGGTGATCTGCCCTGACGAGCATCTGGAGGCTGTGGAAGAGGAAGTGAACCGGCAGTTACGTGCCATGGCAGATGAGCTCGTCAGCGATCAGGAACTGAAACGGGGCCAGCAGCTGGTGAGCAATGGACTTCGCTACGCCTTGGAATCGACGGGCCAGGTGTCTGGACTCAGCGCCAGCCAAACCCTCTGGGACCGTCTGCAAGATCTGCTCCACCCCCTGGCCTTCCTGCCGCCATGGACGGCAGAACGGCTTCGCTCAGACCTGTTCCCCAGGCTTCAACCCGAACAGGCGTTTGTGCTGACCGCCCAAGCCAAGACGGAGAACAGATGAGCAACCCCGAACTACTGATCGAACCGGTCTCCAGCCCGGGGATTTTGGCCGCAAAACTGCTGCTTCCTTTTGGCAGCGCCGACGACCCTGCAGAAACACGGGGAGCCCATGACCTCCTGGCATCCCTGCTCAGCCGCGGCTGCGGCCAACACAACCACGTGGAACTAGCGGACCTTGTTGAGGGATGCGGAGCAGGTCTGCGCTGTGATGCCCAGGAGGACGCGCTTGTGCTGAGCCTGCGCTGCACGGTGGAAGACGCAGGGCAGCTTCTGCCCTTGTTGGCACAGATGGTTCGTTCCCCCCAGCTTGAGCCTGACCAGGTAGCCCTTGAACGTTCGCTCACGATTCAGGCCTTGCAACGGCAACGGGAGGACCCCTTCCATTGCGCCACGACCGGATGGAGGCAGCTCACCTATGGCAACGGGGGCTACGGCCACGACCCCATGGGCATCGCAGAGGAGCTGGTTGACCTTGATCGGAAAGCACTTCTTCCCCTAGCGGAACGGCTAGCCGGGGCATCGAGCGTTCTCGCCCTGGCGGGCAGCGTCCCACCCCAAATAATCGACAAGATTCGGTCGCTTGAGGACTTTCGCGACTGGCCTCAGGGGAACAGCGAAGATCCCTCAGGCCGCCGCCCCTACGCCGAAGCGGTTGGGACCGAAACGATCCAGCTCGAACCGATGGACACCGAACAGGTGGTTCTGATGCTTGGGCAAGCGACGCTGGGGCATGGCCACCCGGATGAACTGGCGCTGCGTTTGTTGCAGTGCCATCTGGGGGTGGGAATGTCGAGTCTGCTGTTCCAGCGTCTGCGGGAAGACCATGGCGTGGCCTACGACGTGGCAGCTCACTTCCCTGCCCTGACTGGGCCTGCGCCGTTTGTGCTGATGGCCTCCAGCGTTGAGGAGCGCTCAGAGCTCGCTCTGGAGTTGCTGCTGAACATCTGGGATGAGCTGAGTGAGCAACCCCTCAGTGATGCCGCACTCGAGCTCGCACGGGCCAAATACATCGGTCAGCTCGCCCAGGGGCTGCAGACCTGCTCCCAACGGGCGGAGCGGCGGGTTCAGCTGAAGGCACAAGGGTTGGCCGACGATCATGACCAGCGCTGTGTTGAGGCTCTCGCGGGGCTGACACCGACGGATGTGCGCCGGGCAGCCAAACGTTGGCTGAGCGAGCCACGACTCAGCCTGTGCGGAACCTCCGGTGCACTGGAGCAGCTCGCCCGGCGCTGGCGGCGCCGAGCTGCTGCCTAGTCCACCTCATCGGCATCCACCGCATCCAGCCGGTCGAGGGGGATCAGAAACGTGCCTCGGCGAAAACGCACGGCAACCGTGTCCATCGGATGAAGCGCAACCACCTCGCCCACCTCACCGACCGCCACCAGATCAGGCGGTCGCAGCATCGGCATCGGATCCGCCGACTTGAGGAACTGAAGCTGCTGCGACAGGCGCAGGCGATCACCAATCGATACCGTCATCTGGACTGGGCAGGATCTGCATTGTCGAGCAGGATGGGCCGAGTTGAGCGAATGGTGTGAGGGCTCTCGCCTCCTGGTGCGGTGCCCTGGCGGGTCTGCTGGCCATCCTGATCGGTGGTCTTATGCCGGCCGCGTTGTTCCTGCCTGCCCCCGACCCGATCATTCTTCCCCTGCCTGTCACCTGGCAGGTGCCGGCTCTGCTTCTCTCCGCCATGGTCAGTGGGCCGCGTGCTGGCGTGATGGCCGCTGTCGGCTATCTGTCTCTGGGATTGTTCAGTCTGCCGGTGTTCCATGGCGGTGGAGGGTTGAGCTACGTGCTTGAACCGGGTTTCGGCTATCTGGCGGGCTTCGTTCCCGCGGCCTGGCTCACCGGTCGACTGGCGCAGCAGGACGGGATGGATGACCTTCCCAGACAGTCGCTCTGCGCCCTTGCGGGACTGCTCGTTCTCCAGATCTGCGGGGTACTGAATCTCGCCCTAGGGGCTCTGTTAGGGCGATGGGCCCTTGGCTTCCCCGAGCTGCTGATGCAGTTTTCGATCGGTCCGCTACCGGCTCAAATGCTGCTCTGCATCGGTGCAGGATTCCTCTCGGTTGTGCTGCGCCGGTTGTTAGTTATCGAGCCATGAAGAGAGCACTTCCGCGTCGCTCAACCCTGCTGATTGCCCTGGTCATCGTGGTGGTGGATCAGCTGAGCAAGGCGGCTGCGTCCAGCGCTTTGCAAGGGAGCCAATCCCTACCCCTGCTGCCGCACCTGCTCTCCCTGCAATTGGTGCACAACACAGGCGCAGCCTTCAGTGTTTTACAGAACTCCACTGTTCTGCTTGGGCTGCTGAGCTTTGTTGTTGGCATTGGGCTGATCCTGTGGATCTGGCGTGAACGGGTGCTGCCGTTCTGGCAGGCCCTTGCCGCTGCGGCGCTTCTGGGCGGAACCCTGGGCAATGGTCTTGATCGTTGGCGTCTGGGCCACGTGGTGGATTTTCTGGCGCTCCAACCGATCGATTTCCCGATCTTCAATGGGGCGGATGTCGCCATCAATCTCGCGGTGCTCTGCTTTGCCATCGACCTCCTGACACGCCGGGGTGACAGCAGCCGTGGCTGACCCAAACTTGCCCTGAGGCTGGTGAGAAGCAGGCATGAAACGCCAAACCCGGTTGCTGATCGGTCTCGCCGTTGCTTTTGCGGCTCTCGTGCTGATCGGCGTTGCCGTTCAGACCATCCGCAGCCTGCTGTGGGATCTGAGTTACTTCCTACCTCCCTGGTTGCTCACGCCGGTGCTGCTGCTGGGGTTCGTGCTGCTGGCCACCGTGGCGGTGCAGGTGGGTTGGCCGATGTGGAGACGCCTGAAAACACGCCCGGCCCAACGCCAAAGTCAACCCACCGCCGCTCCACAAAACCGCCGGGATGCCGCTACTACAAGCCTCGGCCACGTCGATCGTCTGATCGAACGGATCCAGGACGACATCAGCCGCCGCAGCCTTCAGAACGAACGCGATCGGGTCGCTGAGGAACTGAAGCGAGGCGATCTGGTGGTTGTGGTGTTCGGCACCGGATCCAGCGGCAAGACATCGCTGATCCGCGCCCTTCTCAATGAAATGGTCGGCGATGTGGGAGCGCCCATGGGCGTGACCAAAACCAGCCGTACCTACCGCCTGCGTTTGAAAGGTTTGGAGCGTGGTCTTCAGCTCGTGGACACCCCAGGGA is a window encoding:
- the tsf gene encoding translation elongation factor Ts → MAAAVSAKLVKELRDKTGAGMMDCKKALAATEGDADKAVEWLRQKGIASAEKKSGRTAAEGAIGSYIHTGARVGVLVEVNCETDFVARGDMFQSLLRDVSMQVAACPNVEYVTTDEIPDEIREREKAIEMGRDDLEGKPEQMKEKIVEGRIGKRLKELALMEQPFIKDSSITVADLVKQTAGKIGENVKVRRFTRYTLGEGIELEDNDFAAEVASMQNAG
- the rpsB gene encoding 30S ribosomal protein S2, with protein sequence MAVVTLAEMMEAGAHFGHQTRRWNPKMSRYIYCARNGVHIIDLVQTAVCMNNAYKWTRSAARSGKRFLFVGTKKQASEVVALEAARCGASYVNQRWLGGMLTNWTTMKARIDRLKDLERMESSGAIAMRPKKEGAVLRRELERLQKYLGGLKNMRRLPDVVVLVDQRRESNAVLEARKLDIPLVSMLDTNCDPDLCEVPIPCNDDAVRSVQLILGRLADAINEGRHGSNDQRGGDSEG
- a CDS encoding glycosyltransferase family 2 protein — encoded protein: MFVSVVIPTYNRRPILEKCLSVLEDQQLAGAVQDYEVVVVDDGSSDGTPSWLREQAIRFPHVRLIEQEHGGPAEGRNRGVDHARGDVIVFIDSDLVVTETFLATHARALKQCWHRRGDRLCFTYGAVINTANFEAPCSERHKLRDLSWAYFATGNVAIDREVLERSGLFDTGFRLYGWEDLELGERLRRMGVELVKCPAAVGYHWHPALTLDQIPRLVEVEGERARMGLVFYRKHPTKRVRLIIQFTWFHRILWEVLNLGGLINPSSLRPLLRWLIRHGYPGTAMELLRLPLNRIGVRALFREARAAGLR
- a CDS encoding DevA family ABC transporter ATP-binding protein; protein product: MAAVVVDNLTHAFGQGEMRREVLQNISFSIEPGEVVLLTGPSGCGKTTLLTLIGALRTVQQGQVSVLGQALDGAGRRRRQQVRRRIGMIFQGHNLLRCLTAEQNVQMGADLLPDLSYRARRDEARQWLRAVGLEDHMAKVPHDLSGGQKQRVAIARALAANPRLLLADEPTAALDSRTGREVVELLRRLAREQSCAVLMVTHDPRIVDVADRLLQMEDGQLMNAV
- the devC gene encoding ABC transporter permease DevC, with the translated sequence MNRFWRGRRIPLSWLLLTRQPVRLLVALAGISFAGILMFMQLGFRDGLFDASVTAHRLFDADVVLISPRSASSVSMEAFPRRRLIQTLADPDVEGVTPVHWGLMLWRNPETRRNRSILALGFNPEDPFFVDPSLAQKTDALKQKGRILFDQLSRPEFGPIADWYRDGRVVETEIAGNRVRVAGLVSLGTSFGADGNLLTSTETFLDLMPQKPPGAIEVGLVRLKPGADAEQVVSRLSQRLPKDASVLTKQGFIDFEQNYWKSSTSIGFIFTLGAAMGFVVGCVIVYQVLYTDVSDHLPEYATLMAMGYRLSHLLGVVVREGFYLAAMGYVPAYLAGQGLYWFVRDATKLPVGMDLSRALTVLVMILVMCMLSSLLAMRRLIDADPAEIF
- a CDS encoding HlyD family efflux transporter periplasmic adaptor subunit; its protein translation is MTPKRWSVLAGSLLIAVTGGWLLRPTPEPKQVEPAPARTVRPEAVAALGQLQPAGDIRNLAAPNAGMAGTPRVAVLKVNEGDQIKRGQVLASFDHRDGLLADLERVDAELRSLDQEIRLQAIEVERFSKAADWGAAELTLVDNKREELVRLEGRRDQALAERKGLQADLMLSELISPLDGVVLKLHARAGERPSAEGVMDVGANQAMQASIEVYESDISRVRPDQSVRLTSENGGFRGELLGSVLRISPQVEQRSVLSTDPTGDADARVVVVDVVLNPEDAAKVSRLAGLKVIARFDP
- a CDS encoding phycocyanobilin:ferredoxin oxidoreductase, which encodes MQPKPLALPPGQHPLVHALAASIRSAWAGLPGLEILSCDEDLRFIQGQLDGEGLSIGNELFRCIGLRKLHLEVARLGNGLQILHSVWFPDPHYDLPIFGADIVTGPAGVSAAIVDLSPTSDALPEQLIKRLEAKPWPAFRQVRDLPAWGSLIFSNKVCFIRPDGADEEAAFLELVSHYLQVMATSVMEATPEPSKALTTVRRYEGQLNYCLQQKRNDKTRRVLEKAFDSAWADRYIDMLLFDNPPEL
- a CDS encoding pitrilysin family protein, with the protein product MELCHAVLNLPFSGPPLDHWTLPNGVRCVSANMPDAPLTCLDLWCRAGSASEQPGEEGMAHFLEHMVFKGSERLAAGAFDEAIEALGGSSNAATGFDDVHFHVLTPPDRAREALDLLLELVLLPSLKRDGFNMERGVVLEEIAQYADQPNEQVLQLLLSKGCNQHPYGRPILGTPRSLEGMTPEAMRKFHQRQYRGSNCCLAMAGPASTELRSAVGSSALADLLDASDPSSPSSPLSVRPGRESVVVDRLESARLLMLWEAPQAQDQGGVMAADLATTLLGEGRRSRLVNRLREELQIVESVSMDLSVLEQGSLITLEVICPDEHLEAVEEEVNRQLRAMADELVSDQELKRGQQLVSNGLRYALESTGQVSGLSASQTLWDRLQDLLHPLAFLPPWTAERLRSDLFPRLQPEQAFVLTAQAKTENR
- a CDS encoding pitrilysin family protein is translated as MSNPELLIEPVSSPGILAAKLLLPFGSADDPAETRGAHDLLASLLSRGCGQHNHVELADLVEGCGAGLRCDAQEDALVLSLRCTVEDAGQLLPLLAQMVRSPQLEPDQVALERSLTIQALQRQREDPFHCATTGWRQLTYGNGGYGHDPMGIAEELVDLDRKALLPLAERLAGASSVLALAGSVPPQIIDKIRSLEDFRDWPQGNSEDPSGRRPYAEAVGTETIQLEPMDTEQVVLMLGQATLGHGHPDELALRLLQCHLGVGMSSLLFQRLREDHGVAYDVAAHFPALTGPAPFVLMASSVEERSELALELLLNIWDELSEQPLSDAALELARAKYIGQLAQGLQTCSQRAERRVQLKAQGLADDHDQRCVEALAGLTPTDVRRAAKRWLSEPRLSLCGTSGALEQLARRWRRRAAA
- a CDS encoding NAD(P)H dehydrogenase assembly family protein, whose translation is MTVSIGDRLRLSQQLQFLKSADPMPMLRPPDLVAVGEVGEVVALHPMDTVAVRFRRGTFLIPLDRLDAVDADEVD
- a CDS encoding biotin transporter BioY — encoded protein: MRALASWCGALAGLLAILIGGLMPAALFLPAPDPIILPLPVTWQVPALLLSAMVSGPRAGVMAAVGYLSLGLFSLPVFHGGGGLSYVLEPGFGYLAGFVPAAWLTGRLAQQDGMDDLPRQSLCALAGLLVLQICGVLNLALGALLGRWALGFPELLMQFSIGPLPAQMLLCIGAGFLSVVLRRLLVIEP
- the lspA gene encoding signal peptidase II translates to MKRALPRRSTLLIALVIVVVDQLSKAAASSALQGSQSLPLLPHLLSLQLVHNTGAAFSVLQNSTVLLGLLSFVVGIGLILWIWRERVLPFWQALAAAALLGGTLGNGLDRWRLGHVVDFLALQPIDFPIFNGADVAINLAVLCFAIDLLTRRGDSSRG